The Humulus lupulus chromosome 4, drHumLupu1.1, whole genome shotgun sequence genome has a window encoding:
- the LOC133832658 gene encoding uncharacterized protein LOC133832658 produces MHYIRDVPNGENYDRKWLVYSVSLDKVFCFCCKKFAKKYLVGLLVDEGINDWHNISDRFKSHELSKQHIESVASLVELEKRLKLKLTIDASLQEQVNQEKKHWKQVLERILAIVKRLGKNNLAFRGDCEKLYENNNGIFLQMIELLAEFDFTMQEHVHRILKASTKRWKVFIDHVPGLTVKTLSGSRWEIRVESVKAIRFQAPEIKEALNYLKNSKEDAKTKSDDETLSMYNILNFEFLLDMVIWYDLLCVVNNARKILQSKDMVAIKELKFLLSFLQKYREIGFEEAMIEATKIASKMEVEPVSMEK; encoded by the exons ATGCATTACATTAGAGATGTACCAAATGGGGAGAATTATGATAGAAAGTGGTTGGTTTATTCAGTTTCTTTGGATAAAGTATTTTGTTTCTGCTGTAAAAAATTTGCAAAGAAGTATCTTGTGGGCCTTTTAGTTGATGAAGGTATCAATGATTGGCATAATATTTCTGATCGATTTAAAAGCCATGAACTAAGTAAACAACACATTGAGTCTGTTGCTAGTTTGGTAGAATTAGAAAAACGATTGAAACTGAAGTTAACTATTGATGCTAGTTTACAAGAACAAGTTAATCAAGAGAAAAAACATTGGAAACAAGTATTAGAGAGAATCCTTGCTATTGTGAAAAGACTTGGGAAAAATAATTTGGCATTTCGAGGAGATTGTGAAAAACTATATGAGAATAACAATGGGATTTTCTTACAAATGATAGAATTACTTGCTGAATTTGATTTTACTATGCAAGAACATGTTCATCGTATTTTAAAAG CTTCTACAAAGAGATGGAAAGTTTTTATAGATCATGTACCTGGTCTCACTGTTAAGACATTATCAGGATCGCGTTGGGAAATTCGTGTTGAGAGTGTTAAAGCAATAAGATTTCAAGCTCCAGAAATTAAAGAAGCTTTGAATTACTTAAAAAATAGCAAGGAAGATGCCAAAACAAAGAGTGATGATGAGACTTTATCAATGTATAATATTCTGAATTTTGAATTCTTGTTGGACATGGTTATTTGGTATGACTTGTTGTGTGTTGTTAATAATGCTAGAAAAATTCTTCAAAGTAAAGATATGGTTGCTATCAAAGAGTTAAAATTTTTACTTTCATTTCTTCAAAAGTATAGAGAAATTGGTTTTGAGGAGGCTATGATTGAAGCTACTAAGATTGCAAGTAAGATGGAAGTTGAACCTGTGTCTatggaaaaatga